A single window of Phlebotomus papatasi isolate M1 chromosome 4, Ppap_2.1, whole genome shotgun sequence DNA harbors:
- the LOC129808462 gene encoding uncharacterized protein LOC129808462, giving the protein MTCINEKLAVVQACIGLFQEPWTVQNKVKGVDLRRGNLYYSNRVNHKIRTCIYVSKDINAMFLPQYSTGDLVAVKVEIETARGRGELVLVSAYLPYDATDLPPSRELADLVAACGMNSWELLVGADANAHHIAWGSSGVNARGESLLGFICTNQLQVINAGDKPTFVDRRRKEVIDITFGSVLAAELAAGWHVSDCLTMSDHRRIYFDISAPTNIPRPFRNPRKTNWLNFNRLLSEEWRDNGCAPKNAEGIEDSVNKLNSALLSAYEKACTLITHSGGNREAARIKKVLSKEPSERLGMLRAPSGVYTDSAEQVTRLLLETHFPNCQIDGVEPLNEQPEIYSGSRGDWEKASEIVSCEGVAWAIGGFSPYKTAGTDGIFPALLQQAADIITVPLRNLFRACLAIGYVPHDWRRARIVFIPKPGKSNYEEPKSFRPISLTSFLLKTLEKLCDRYVRSRILIKKPLSPMQHAYQRGKSTESALHQLVSRIEKSICDKEMALVAFLDIEGAFDRVNSAVLVGAMREFGLGQTLEKFITNLVKNRMVEAEVCGSRLSAAVSNGCSQGGVLSSLLWTMVVNSLLVQLNSANAYTQGYADDVCIVIRGKFLSTLCELMQRALTIVEEWCGSSGLRVNPDKTALIVFSRKSWGLSPKITLWMYQAIVRPLISYGAVVWWPRVEYNNSARALQRLQRLACLAITGAIRTAPTAALEVMLSLPPLPLYIKAEAGMAAFRLRTAGTWKVGCHPVGHVRIMDSLVRRHPDLLMRDDFQLEERLPQKNFRPILHTRAEWREHAGEIIEPGTVALFTDGSRVEESSGAGYHCPELELGGSVPLGRNTTVFQAEVTAILVGVRSLIEAGISDRRINIFSDSKAALLSISGYNSRPSLVLECRKIIEMASLNCEITLHWVPGHCGIEGNEEADRLAMVGAKTEFIGPEPAVGVSPQTKKTIIKMDLLTQHQTAWSATRNCRVSRLFMPQVNSKRTEYLVGSKRCKARQRRTSEDMRMVVDGVAEAGMAAGAEWSWMAHGWSCSPPPNSNLI; this is encoded by the exons ATGACTTGTATAAATGAGAAGCTGGCGGTGGTGCAGGCTTGCATTGGACTGTTCCAAGAACCCTGGACGGTCCAAAACAAAGTTAAAGGGGTTGATTTACGACGCGGCAATCTGTATTACAGCAACCGAGTAAACCATAAGATTAGGACTTGCATATATGTCTCTAAGGACATTAATGCAATGTTCCTTCCTCAATACTCCACTGGAGATTTAGTGGCGGTTAAAGTGGAGATAGAGACTGCTCGTGGGAGAGGGGAGCTGGTCCTTGTCTCGGCTTACTTGCCATATGACGCGACTGATTTGCCACCTTCTCGAGAGCTGGCAGATCTGGTCGCGGCGTGTGGGATGAACTCATGGGAGCTCCTCGTTGGTGCTGATGCCAATGCTCATCACATTGCATGGGGTAGCAGTGGCGTTAATGCGCGGGGGGAGTCTCTCTTGGGTTTTATCTGCACGAACCAACTGCAGGTTATTAATGCAGGTGACAAGCCCACTTTCGTTGACAGACGGAGGAAGGAAGTCATTGATATCACATTTGGATCGGTTCTTGCAGCTGAGCTAGCTGCAGGTTGGCATGTGTCGGATTGTCTGACTATGTCTGATCATAGAAGGATTTATTTCGACATTTCGGCTCCAACCAATATTCCGAGGCCATTCCGCAACCCTCGGAAAACTAACTGGTTGAATTTCAATCGGCTACTTTCCGAGGAGTGGCGGGACAATGGGTGTGCGCCTAAAAATGCTGAGGGCATTGAAGACTCAGTTAACAAACTGAACTCGGCTTTGCTATCGGCTTATGAAAAAGCCTGCACATTAATTACTCACTCAGGTGGGAATAGAG AAGCGGCTAGGATTAAAAAGGTTCTATCCAAGGAACCCTCAGAGCGGCTTGGCATGCTGAGAGCTCCTAGCGGAGTCTATACAGATTCCGCGGAGCAAGTTACACGTCTCTTGCTCGAGACACACTTTCCTAACTGTCAAATAGACGGTGTGGAACCACTTAATGAACAACCCGAAATTTATTCGGGGAGTAGAGGTGATTGGGAAAAAGCTTCTGAAATTGTCTCATGTGAAGGTGTGGCATGGGCAATTGGCGGTTTCTCACCCTACAAAACAGCTGGTACGGATGGTATATTTCCGGCATTGCTTCAGCAAGCTGCAGATATAATCACTGTACCGCTAAGAAACCTATTTAGGGCGTGTCTTGCCATCGGGTATGTACCACATGACTGGAGGCGGGCACGGATAGTATTTATACCAAAACCAGGCAAAAGCAATTACGAGGAACCCAAGTCCTTCAGGCCAATTAGTCTGACTTCGTTTTTGCTCAAAACCCTGGAGAAACTTTGCGATAGGTATGTTAGGAGTCGGATTCTTATAAAGAAGCCCTTGAGTCCTATGCAACATGCCTATCAAAGAGGAAAATCCACAGAATCGGCTCTTCATCAATTGGTGAGTCGAATCGAAAAGTCAATTTGTGACAAAGAAATGGCTCTTGTCGCTTTCTTGGACATAGAGGGAGCCTTTGACAGGGTTAACTCTGCGGTCTTGGTTGGGGCGATGAGAGAATTTGGTCTAGGCCAAACCCTAGAAAAATTCATCACTAACTTAGTGAAAAATCGCATGGTGGAGGCGGAGGTCTGTGGGTCTCGCCTGTCGGCAGCTGTGAGCAACGGTTGTTCACAGGGTGGCGTGCTGTCTTCCCTTCTATGGACCATGGTGGTGAACAGCTTACTGGTTCAACTGAACTCTGCTAATGCTTACACACAAGGATACGCCGATGACGTCTGTATTGTCATACGGGGTAAATTTTTATCTACGCTCTGTGAACTAATGCAAAGAGCACTAACAATTGTCGAAGAATGGTGTGGTTCTAGCGGTCTTAGGGTTAACCCTGACAAGACCGCTCTCATCGTTTTCTCAAGAAA ATCATGGGGTCTGTCGCCGAAAATCACACTATGGATGTATCAAGCCATAGTTAGACCTCTGATCTCATACGGAGCTGTGGTATGGTGGCCTAGAGTTGAATATAATAATTCGGCTCGGGCACTACAGCGGCTTCAGAGATTAGCCTGTCTTGCAATTACAGGAGCCATTAGAACAGCACCCACTGCTGCTCTGGAGGTTATGCTAAGCTTGCCTCCACTTCCGCTCTATATTAAAGCGGAGGCGGGTATGGCAGCATTTAGACTGCGCACAGCAGGTACATGGAAGGTTGGCTGCCACCCAGTGGGACATGTGCGTATCATGGACTCACTTGTTCGAAGGCATCCTGACCTTTTAATGAGGGATGATTTCCAGTTGGAGGAAAGATTGCCTCAAAAGAACTTTAGACCTATACTTCACACAAGGGCTGAATGGAGAGAGCACGCGGGTGAGATTATTGAGCCCGGTACAGTTGCACTCTTCACTGACGGCTCACGTGTAGAAGAGTCCTCAGGTGCCGGGTACCACTGTCCAGAACTTGAACTTGGTGGGTCGGTGCCTCTTGGCCGAAATACCACGGTATTTCAGGCCGAGGTCACGGCAATCCTGGTTGGAGTACGGAGTCTGATTGAGGCTGGTATCTCTGACCGGCGAATAAACATATTTTCTGACAGCAAAGCTGCTTTACTATCCATTTCAGGATATAACTCCCGCCCTTCGTTAGTGCTTGAGTGccggaaaattatagaaatggcCTCGCTTAATTGCGAGATCACTCTCCATTGGGTGCCTGGGCACTGCGGAATAGAGGGTAATGAGGAGGCGGACCGCCTCGCAATGGTGGGAGCGAAGACCGAATTTATCGGTCCGGAACCCGCTGTTGGAGTATCCccccaaacaaaaaaaaccatcaTCAAGATGGATTTACTCACACAACACCAAACGGCCTGGTCTGCTACTAGAAATTGCCGTGTGTCCAGACTGTTTATGCCACAAGTGAACAGTAAAAGGACAGAGTACCTGGTGGGCAGTAAGCGCTGCAAAGCCAGGCA ACGGCGAACTAGCGAGGACATGAGGATGGTGGTTGATGGTGTGGCTGAGGCTGGAATGGCGGCTGGAGCTGAGTGGAGCTGGATGGCGCATGGATGGAGCTGTTCGCCGCCCCCGaattctaatctaatctaa